A stretch of the Corylus avellana chromosome ca6, CavTom2PMs-1.0 genome encodes the following:
- the LOC132184082 gene encoding TMV resistance protein N-like: MADSTSNIQNSPSSSCSEHRWEYEVFLSFGGDTLKAFTDHLFHALSSDKGILTFRDKEGPDTGKPISPELLNTIENSRTAVVILSEKYASSTRCLEELAKIVECMNAGRMRVMPIFYHVDPSDMLHQKGTFADALRTVAGLNGHHLKDEPESEFIRKFVEEISSELNDTLESVYKDKYVGIESCVEKIVKSYIDMASNDVRFIGICGMSGIGKTTLAEVVFERIRHEFQASSFLRNVKRRDLGDSQDQLLRDMKLKSEIPRWDELKAINTASLRLRNKRVIIVVDDVDEEKLEKLAGRHNWFGPGSRIILTTEDKGMLEKKCGEKNVYQVKKLNASDALELFIREAFNEPPCEEDLLNICNDFVSYADGHPLELKKLGSIMHDIPGDLWKPELERLKRKY; the protein is encoded by the exons ATGGCAGACTCCACCAGCAATATTCAAAATTCCCCATCATCTTCTTGTTCTGAACACCGGTGGGAATACGAAGTTTTCCTCAGTTTCGGAGGTGACACCCTCAAGGCTTTTACCGACCATCTCTTTCACGCTCTTTCCTCTGATAAAGGGATTCTAACTTTTAGGGACAAGGAAGGACCTGATACAGGAAAACCCATCTCGCCGGAACTCTTGAATACAATCGAGAATTCGAGGACAGCTGTCGTCATTTTGTCAGAAAAGTATGCATCTTCCACTCGGTGCTTGGAAGAACTTGCGAAGATTGTTGAATGCATGAACGCGGGAAGGATGAGAGTTATGCCTATTTTCTACCACGTGGATCCTAGTGATATGCTGCATCAGAAGGGGACTTTTGCAGATGCTTTGAGAACAGTGGCTGGCCTCAACGGACACCATTTAAAGGATGA GCCCGAGTCAGAGTTCATCCGCAAATTTGTTGAAGAAATATCTAGCGAGTTGAATGATACACTCGAAAGTGTTTATAAGGACAAATATGTTGGAATAGAGTCTTGTGTTGAGAAAATTGTGAAATCGTATATAGATATGGCGTCAAATGATGTTCGGTTTATAGGGATATGTGGGATGAGTGGAATCGGCAAGACAACTCTTGCAGAAGTTGTTTTTGAAAGGATCCGTCATGAATTTCAAGCTAGCAGCTTTCTCAGAAATGTCAAAAGACGTGATTTAGGTGATTCACAAGATCAACTCCTCCGAGATATGAAGTTGAAAAGTGAAATACCAAGATGGGATGAGCTTAAGGCAATCAACACGGCAAGTCTTAGACTACGTAACAAAAGagttattattgttgttgatgatgtggatgAAGAAAAGTTGGAAAAATTAGCAGGGCGCCATAATTGGTTTGGCCCAGGGAGTAGAATCATCTTAACTACTGAAGATAAGGGTATGTTGGAGAAGAAATGTGGAGAGAAAAATGTATACCAggttaaaaaattgaatgcatcTGATGCTCTGGAGCTCTTTATTCGAGAAGCCTTCAATGAACCCCCTTGTGAAGAAGATTTATTGAATATATGCAATGATTTTGTAAGTTATGCTGACGGCCATCCTCTAGAGCTTAAAAAATTGGGTTCCATCATGCATGATATACCAGGAGATCTATGGAAACCTGAGCTGGAAAGACTTAAGAGGAAGTATTGA
- the LOC132184624 gene encoding embryogenesis-like protein yields the protein MHQRSQFSLCKLFCRHHFQRFPLPSSSFSLNSLAAVSIQLVPGSVLFPRPKFSITPTSSFHHLPHPTLSNSQTQLRKYSAAAGDSVAELDKNKEVDMINLKFAEAREEIEMAMESKETVYFDEEAECARAAANEVVEMFDGLLAKLPESERAALRRSMGLKIEQLKAELQQLNE from the coding sequence ATGCATCAACGATCACAATTTTCTCTCTGTAAATTGTTTTGCAGACACCATTTTCAACGATTTCCATTACCCAGTTCTTCATTTTCCCTTAATTCGCTCGCAGCGGTTTCAATTCAACTCGTTCCAGGATCGGTTCTGTTTCCAAGACCCAAGTTTTCCATTACACCCACCTCAAGTTTCCACCATCTCCCTCATCCAACTCTCTCGAACTCGCAGACCCAGTTGAGGAAATACAGTGCTGCGGCTGGTGACTCAGTGGCCGAGTTGGACAAGAACAAGGAGGTCGACATGATCAACCTCAAGTTTGCTGAAGCTAGAGAGGAGATAGAGATGGCTATGGAGTCCAAAGAGACTGTGTATTTTGATGAGGAAGCTGAGTGTGCTCGGGCTGCTGCGAATGAAGTGGTGGAAATGTTTGATGGGCTATTGGCGAAGCTGCCGGAGAGCGAAAGGGCGGCCTTGCGGAGGTCAATGGGGCTGAAGATTGAGCAGTTGAAGGCTGAGCTTCAGCAGTTGAATGAGTAA
- the LOC132184003 gene encoding TMV resistance protein N-like, whose translation MASTSNIQNGTLSFSSYCSEYRWEYEVFLSFGGDTRNNFTDHLYRALAFDKGIITFRDKEGLDRGKPISPELLNAIGKSKIAVVILSENYASSTWCLEELANILECVDAGRMRVLPIFYHVDPSDVRHLKGTFAAAFAKHVLAIFHNVHDQRFKEKKMQRWSAALRRVADLSGHHLKDEIFIC comes from the exons ATGGCTTCCACCAGCAATATTCAAAATGGCACATTATCTTTTTCCTCTTATTGTTCTGAATACCGGTGGGAGTACGAAGTTTTTCTCAGTTTCGGAGGTGACACCCGCAATAATTTTACTGACCATCTCTATCGCGCTTTGGCTTTTGATAAAGGGATTATAACCTTTAGGGACAAGGAAGGACTTGACAGGGGAAAACCCATTTCACCGGAACTCTTGAATGCAATCGGGAAGTCGAAGATAGCCGTCGTCATTTTGTCAGAAAATTATGCATCTTCCACTTGGTGCTTGGAAGAACTTGCAAATATTCTTGAATGCGTGGACGCGGGAAGGATGAGAGTTTTGCCCATTTTCTACCACGTGGATCCTAGTGATGTGCGGCATCTGAAGGGGACTTTTGCAGCTGCCTTTGCTAAACATGTTTTGGCCATTTTCCACAATGTACATGACCAACGtttcaaggagaagaagatgCAAAGGTGGAGCGCTGCTTTGAGAAGAGTGGCGGACCTCAGCGGACACCATTTAAAGGATGA GATCTTCATTTGTTAG
- the LOC132183663 gene encoding uncharacterized protein LOC132183663 has protein sequence MARQLLLMHPLPTTFQLGLAAITLVACAIALLMCASHSRKWRHGSGWTACYGSDNGDPVIELNTEATILTTSGASGIQRGNGGECMFSGNLSIWKKNILMGGKCQLPDFSGVIIYDNDGNIAPAKTPRPLLTWK, from the coding sequence ATGGCTCGGCAGCTTCTGTTGATGCACCCTCTACCGACCACATTTCAACTCGGCCTAGCGGCGATAACTCTTGTTGCATGCGCCATTGCATTGCTCATGTGTGCTTCTCATTCCCGTAAATGGCGTCACGGTAGTGGATGGACTGCATGCTATGGTTCCGACAATGGCGATCCTGTAATAGAGCTCAACACTGAAGCAACGATCTTAACAACGAGTGGTGCCAGTGGTATTCAACGTGGGAATGGCGGCGAATGCATGTTTAGCGGCAACCTCTCAATCTGGAAGAAGAACATACTCATGGGAGGGAAGTGCCAGCTACCGGATTTTTCTGGTGTCATAATCTATGACAATGATGGGAATATAGCCCCTGCCAAAACTCCTCGCCCTTTACTCACCTGGAAATAA